A region of Pseudorca crassidens isolate mPseCra1 chromosome 8, mPseCra1.hap1, whole genome shotgun sequence DNA encodes the following proteins:
- the LOC137229551 gene encoding LOW QUALITY PROTEIN: anionic trypsin-like (The sequence of the model RefSeq protein was modified relative to this genomic sequence to represent the inferred CDS: inserted 1 base in 1 codon): protein MLFKGQLYKGSPSATQLHFSTTNPLLIVAFVGAAVAFPTDDDDKIIGXHTCAAHSIPYQVSLNSGYHFCGGSLISDQWVVSAAHCYKSWLQVRLGERNVDVLEGREQLVDAAKIVRHRSSSSWTLNSDILLIRLSSPAVIDARVPTLALPSACAPAGTQCLISGWGNTLSSGVNYPRLLQCLDTPLLSQAECEASYPGQITDNMVCAGFLEGGSDSCQGDSGGPVACNGELQGIVSWGSGCAQKGKTGVYTKVCNYVDWIQQTIAANS, encoded by the exons GTATAAAGGCTCTCCGTCAGCCACTCAACTACACTTCTCCACCACGAATCCACTGCTGATCGTTGCCTTTGTGGGAGCTGCTG TTGCTTTTCCCACGGACGATGATGACAAGATCATAG TCCACACCTGTGCAGCGCATTCCATCCCCTACCAGGTGTCCCTGAACTCCGGCTACCACTTCTGCGGGGGCTCCCTCATCAGTGACCAGTGGGTGGTGTCCGCGGCTCACTGCTACAAGTC TTGGCTACAG GTGAGGCTGGGAGAGCGCAACGTCGACGTCCTGGAGGGCCGCGAGCAGCTCGTCGACGCAGCCAAGATCGTCCGCCACCGCAGCTCCAGCAGCTGGACTCTGAACAGTGACATCTTGCTGATCAGACTCTCCTCGCCTGCGGTCATCGATGCCCGGGTGCCCACCTTAGCTCTGCCCAGCGCCTGTGCGCCCGCTGGTACCCAGTGCCTCATCTCCGGCTGGGGCAACACCCTGAGCTCTGG GGTCAACTACCCCAGGCTGCTGCAGTGCCTGGACACCCCACTGCTGAGTCAGGCCGAGTGTGAAGCCTCGTACCCTGGACAGATCACTGACAACATGGTCTGCGCCGGCTTCCTCGAGGGAGGCAGTGATTCGTGCCAG GGTGACTCTGGCGGCCCTGTGGCCTGCAACGGAGAGCTCCAGGGCATTGTTTCCTGGGGCTCTGGCTGTGCCCAGAAGGGCAAGACTGGGGTCTACACCAAGGTCTGCAACTATGTGGACTGGATTCAGCAGACCATCGCTGCCAACAGCTAA